The genome window AAAAATCTTACTTGAAGGATCGATCGGGGCAGGTGGTTGTCTTGAATCATGAGGGATAGTCTTAAAAAAAGGATCATTTACTGTTGTTTGACCCGGACTTCCTTCAACTGTTAAATTGGTGCTatgtagaaaataaaaaaaaaacaaaaaatcatattattataatatatataatatatatagttaaaaaaaagttaactaTATACATGTTATTATCGTATTTATCAGTCTTGTTTGGAATTTGCCCAGAAAGTAAACGACGCCAGGCTTCATGCGTTTCATGAATAATTTCAGTAGCatatttctaaataaacaAACATGAATATGTGTATGCgagtctttttttaaaaaaaaagaaaaaaaagagttcTAACTTTATTCTTAGCTTCACCACTAAAGGCAAATTGATTCTCGGGTTTTCCATCTGGGATTTTGTAAATTCGAAACCACTCATTAGTTGCACGAATGAGACCAGGCAAATGTCTCTCAACATCTTCAATGTCTAAAAAAGTCGAAAcataaagaataattaataagatttctcttgttcaaaataatcatttgttataattataatataaccATTCAATTTGTTCGCCAAAGGATCGTTGACATCGATAACGATAACTTTCCAATCAGTTTCGCCTAAATAAATACTTTCCGTTAACTATAACTGACTAATGCACATGCTAAGGTAAACACTAAATGCCTAAAACACTAAATGCATAACATGTCACAATATTGGCGATTACCCTCATCCAAAAGAGCCATAATTCCAAGAACTTTAACTTGCTTGATTTGGCCGGTATAACCAACCTGCTCCCCGATTTCGCAAACGTCAAGCGGATCATTATCCCCTCTCGCTTTTGTTTCAGCATGAGTTTGTGAAGGATCTTCCCATGTCTAATTTAATGATATGTTAATGCCAATATGAT of Rhizophagus irregularis chromosome 32, complete sequence contains these proteins:
- a CDS encoding Inorganic pyrophosphatase, with the protein product MSEFTTRRVGIPNTLEYRLYIERNGQVISPWHDIPLFANENKSVLNFIVEIPRWTNGKMEISREEQINPIKQDVKKGKLRYVRNCFPHHGYIWNYGAFPQTWEDPSQTHAETKARGDNDPLDVCEIGEQVGYTGQIKQVKVLGIMALLDEGETDWKVIVIDVNDPLANKLNDIEDVERHLPGLIRATNEWFRIYKIPDGKPENQFAFSGEAKNKKYATEIIHETHEAWRRLLSGQIPNKTDKYDNNITNLTVEGSPGQTTVNDPFFKTIPHDSRQPPAPIDPSIDKWFFISGTSNL